From the Actinomycetota bacterium genome, the window TCCACGTTCTGCACCAGGACCAGGAAGATGATGACCACGACCATGAGGATCATGAGCACGAGTGAGAATACGCTCACCGGTCTGTCGGCGCTGGCTCCCTTTCTGTTCGCCATGTTCTGCCCTTCCTTTTCACGTTTCACGCTGGATTATCCGCGCCGCACGCGGCCACAGCTTCAGCGGCTTCCCGTATACCCGGCGCTGCCTCCAGGAACGACTTCATCTCGCTGTAGGCGTCGGTGATGATCCCGTCCACTCCCGCTGCGACCATCTCCCCCAGTAGCTGGGTGGAGTTGACCGTCCAGGCGATGACCCTGGCGCCCGCCGTGTGCGCCTCCTCCACCAGGTTCCGCCGGACGGTGAAGCTCGCCGGCAGCAGGGTGGTGGCGCCGCAGCGCTCGGCGTCCCTGAGCATGCGCTCCGCGGTCAGCTCGTACTGGCTGAGCAGCCCCAGTTCGGCCCCTGATGCTGTCTCCCTGAAGTCCCGGAGGAATTCCGCGTCGAAGGAGCTTACCAGTATAGGGTGGGCCAGGGCGGCGCCCGCGATGGTCGCGGCCAGGACGTCGGCGTCACACTTCTTTACCTCCAGGTTGACGGCGCAGCGGTCCGCCGCGAGGGTGAGGAAGGCCTCGAGGGTGGGCACTTCCGGCGCCTTCTCCGCCAGCTCATCCGCGTCCATGCGGGAGATCAGGTGCAGGCCTATAAAGGGGCTGTGATGGATGACGGGGACCCTGTCCGCGGTCATGCGCACATCTGTCTCGACCATCTCCACGCCGTGGTCCAGGGCCGCCTGCAGGGCCTGCAGGGTGTTTTCGGGTCCGAAACCTTTGCCTCCCCGGTGGCTGATGAGGGCGAGCTCCCTGCTCGCTCCCTCGCCGCTCCCTGTCCTTATAAGCAATTGCCTCACCTCTGTTGTAAAGTTCGGCACGGGGCGGCCCATTACTTTAAGCATCCCGGTCAGCGCCCGGCTCTCCCCTGGTGCGGCCCGGCGGCCCGTGGTGGTGGGGTGGGCAAGAGAAAAAGACCGCCTTTAGCGGTCTTTTGCTCGATCATCTACGCCGTGGACATCCTGCCCTATTGCGTGCCTTCTCCGTTGTTTCCGGTCGTCTTCTCGTTGAGGTCCTTGATCAGAGCGTCTACATCTATGCCGTGGGCCATGGCCCCCTGCTCGATATTCTCAAAACGCGCAACGGCGCATCCGATACAGTGCAGGCCGTGCTCCAGGAAGACCCTGATGGTCTCCGGATTGCTCTCGACCACCTCCTGGATGGTCATGTCCTTGGTAATCGCCATGTTCTCACCTCCTTATTCGATGCCTCTATAGTGTAGTTTAAGCATAATATTCCTCCGAGGCCAGGGATTTTTTCGCTGCGGACATGACGCAGGTCAGGGTTCCTCCTGCAGCAGCAGGTGTAGATCGAGCAGGTCGTCCCAGCAGATGGGCGGATCGTTCTCCGCCTGTTTCATCTCGATGGGGTGCACGAGCACTACGGGCTCGCTTCCGTTCATGCGCATGAAGTCGATGAAACGACTGTCTGCCGGATAGGCCTGCGCCCCCCCACAGGTACAGCAGATAAAGGTGTAAAAGGTGCCTTCGCCGTCTCCGTGCTCGACCAGGAGGATGTCTTCCAGGGACAGGGCTACCTCTCCGCAGTTGCAGCAACGAGACTTGACCTTTACCATCACGCCTCCTTTACACATATTATACAATATTTACGGTATAAATATATTATGTTATAATAACTACGTCAAGTACCGGATGACGGAAGGCTGATGAAGACTTACAGCGATCAGATCGCCCAGGTATCCACAGCTCTTGCGGACCCGACCCGCCGTGAGATCATGGAATATGTCCTGCGCTCGGACTCCCCGCTCTCCGTGCGTGAGGTCGCAGACTTCTTCGGGCTGCACGCCAACGCCGCCAGGATGCACCTGGACAAGCTGGTCAAGGGAGGCCTGCTCAGGATCGTACGCCAGCGTGGCGCAAGGGGGGGCCGCCCGGCCCATCTATACGATGCCAGCGGTGAGGAGCTCGACCTCAACCTGCCCCCGCGCAGGTACAAACTCCTGGCCGAGGTGCTGGCCGGGGGCTTGGCGGACGGAGGCGCCTCGCTGGCCCTGCGCATGGGGGACGAAGCCTATGCGCGCGGCCGCGAGGAGGCGGTCACCCACTCCTCTCCCCTGGCCTTCATCAAGCGCGGAGCGGGCATGCGCGAAGTCGCCGAAGCCTGGTCGCAGGAGATAGAGAGGAGGGGCCATAAGGCGACCCTCAAGCACCTGGCCGGCGGCGACGTGGAGGCCAGGTTTATAACCTGCCCCTTCGGTGAGTTCTCCCGCAATTACCCCGGCCTTGTATGCGAGATACACCGCCGTATGGAGGAGGGTTTCTTGAGCCTGGGCGGCCGGTTCATCCTGGAGGCCACCGGAGAGAGCTGCGTCTTCGTCATGCGTGACGACGGACCGGAGTGACGGGTTCGGGTCGGGCCTCTCCCCTCCCCCACCACGCCATACGTGCCCTCAGGGTGCCTGAAGCCCGCCGAGGCCTTCTGTCCCCGCCCTCAGGAAGCCGGATGCTCGTCGAGGTTGATGTCGTACTTGAGGAGCAAGTGCTGGTAATCCTTGCGGTAGAATATCTTGCACTTTACCTCGGGATACAGCTCCTTCAGCCGTCGTATCTTGCGGTTCTTCTTTGTTACCAGCTTCTGGTTCATGGTCGTGATCTCGATGAAGAGGTCATACTCGGGAAGGAAGAAATCGGGGGTGAACTTCGAGACCGCGTTGCCCTTCTTGTCCCACTCGATATCGAAGCTCGTCGGCTCGTACAGCCACCTGATGTCGTAGAAGTCGAGCAGGCGCGCGAACTCCTGTTCGCTGCGGTGGGCAAAGCGCACCTCATCCCAACGCCGGTATTCCGTTCCCTGCATCAGGGCTCCACCGTCTCTCGCCGTGACAACTCTTACCGGAAACCGCCCGCCTCATCTCTCCCTGGGGACGAGTATCTCGAAATCGGTCCACTGCACTCCATCGAGGCCGATGCTCTGGGCCGAGCCGTAGGAGAGGTCCAGAACGCGACCGGGCACGAAGGGCCCCCGGTCGTTGACCTGGACGATGGTCTGTCTGCCCCTGAAGGTGACCAGGAGCCAGGTCCCGAAGGGGAACGTGCGGTGGGCGCAGGTATAGTCGTACATATGGAAGATGACCCCGCTCGCGGTGGGGTTGCCATCGAACTCCTCTCCGTAGCACGTGGTGTATCCGGAGAAGACCATCCCGGTGCGCTCGAAGTCGGAGAGGGGCGGCATCACCGGGACCCGCTCCAGCAGCTCACCCGGCGCCGGGACCGTCCACCCCTGGGCAGGTCCGGAGGGAGCGTTGCGCGAGGTCCCGCCGTCGCCCAGGGAGCGGAGGCTCGCGTCCACCTCGCTCAGGCGGGCCTGCAGTTCGCTTATCCTGGCCTCCAGGCCCTCCGTATCCAGGGCCTCGGCCATGCGTTTCCTCTGGGCGTACTGGTCACGCAGCTCTCGCCTCTTGAGGTCCACCTCGTTCAGTTTGGACTTCAGGCGTTCGAGGGTGTCTATGTCCGACTGCATTATGCGGTCGAAGTAGGCGTTGTCTTCCCACAATTCTTCGAGTTCACGCGCTCCGAGGATGACCTCCATCTCGCTCACCGTACCACGCTTGTAGAGGGCGCGCAGCGAGAGGTCATAGGCCTGCTGGCAGGCCTCGAGTTCCTCGTTGAGGCCGGCGATCTCCATTTCCGAGGAAGCGATGGCGGTGTCGAGCCCCGCCAGTTCCGCGAGCATGGCGTCGCGGTTGCCCTGCGCCGTACGCAGGCGGGCCTTGAGCTCCAGGACCTCGTAGGAGAGTCGGTCGGCTTCGTCTGAGAGCGTTGCGGATTCACCCTGGGCGGGCGCAAGGGCGGGAAACAGCAGGCAGGAGAGGATCACTGGCGCCAAGATGGCTGTAAGCGTGATTCCGCGCACCCGGTCGGCCAAAGTCATCACCACGATCTTCTCTTCCCGACGACGGTCTCGACACCCACAATAATATCAAAATACATCTACATGAAGCACAGGTTTACCGGCACGAGTTAGATGTAAGGTTGAGGGAAAGGACTTTTCTAGGTGTAACGTCCGCCCTGGGACCAGGCCTTCGACGTGGCTACCTGCTCGAGCTTGGCCAGCTGGTCTACGGTGCCGATGGCGACGATATAGTCGCCCGGGTCGAGGCGGGTATCCTTCGCGGGCTTGGTGTTGAACCCGAGGCCACGTTTCTTCACCGCCAGCACCAGCGCTCCCGAGATGGAGTATATCTTGGCCTCGTCGATGGACTTCCCGTCCAGGTAGGAGTTGGCCTGGACCTCCACGTCGTCAATACGCCACTCGAGGTTCTCGATGTTGAACTCTATGTACTGCCCCCTGGTGACTAGGTCCAGGTAGTCCCAGACCGTGGGTTTTAAGAGCATGGCCGCCATGCGCCTGCCTCCGATGGAGTGGGGCGATATCACCCTGTCCGCCCCGGCGCGCCGCAGCTTGGGCTCGGATTCCTCGCTGTCCGAGCGGCTGACGATAAAGAGGTGCGGGCAGAGCTCGCGGGCGGTAAGGGTGATATAGAGGTTCTCCGCGTCGCCGGACAGGGCGGAGACCAGTCCCTTGGCGCTCTCTATCCCGGCCGCCTTGAGGCACTCGTCGCTGGTGGCGTCGTCCCTGATGACCAGGAACCCGAGCCCCTCGGCCTTCTCCGCCGCCACCGGGTCCTTTTCGATGACGACGAAGTTGGCGCCGGCGTCCTTGAGGTCATCGGCGATGTGCTGGCCGACCCTGCCGTATCCGCATAATATATAGTGGCCGATCATGGATTCGATATCCTTGCGCATCTTTCTCCTCTCCATCAAGCCGGAAAGGCTGTTCTCCACCATGAATTCTACCGTACTGACCAGGGTATAGCCTACGGTTCCCACTCCGGCGATGATAATGAACAGGGTGAAGACCTCCCCGCCGGTCCCCAGGGGAAATACCTCACCATAGCCGATGGTGGTGATGGTGATGATCACCATGTACAGGGAGTCGAGGAAACTGGCGCCTTCGATGAGCATGTAACCGGCGATGCCGATCACGATGATCGAGATCAGGAGCAGGCCGGCCTTCTCGAGGTTTCTGAGGCGGTCTCTTGTCAAACCCTTCCTTCCCTTTCCATCGGACAAGCCACCGGTCATCAAGAATAGTATCGTACTTGACTGCCGCTAGCTATAATCCATGCCCCGGGGTGGGGGAAGGAGGCAACCCCTGGCGCCGCCGCCGGCCCGGGCCGCATCAGCTACATGAAATCCTCGGGCTTGGCGTCTTTGAGGAAATCGCGGAAACGCTCGATCTCGTCCTCGTCCTCGGTCTGGATGAAGACGCTGGCCTCATTGAGCACGTGCTCGTCCGAGAAGATGGACACGCCGGTCCGCACCGCCAGGGCGATGGCGTCGCTGGGCCTGGCGTCGATCTTGAAGGGCTTGCCGCCGTAGTCCATGGTGATATCCGCGAAGAAGGTGCCCTCGCGCAGGTCGCAGATGACGACGCTCTTCATTGTGATGCCGAGCTGGTCCATGATGTTCTTCATGAGGTCGTGGGTCATGGGGCGGGCCGTCTCGATGCCCTGCAGGGCGAAGGCGATGGCAGTGGCCTCGAAGGCACCGATCCAGATGGGCAGAAAGCGGTCTCCCGTCTTCTCCTTGAGGAGGACGATGGGCTGGTTGGCGGGAAGCTCCACCCGTACTCCTATCAGTGTCAGCTCGACCATGACCATCACACCCTTCCGACTTCAAGGCTAAACTATAGTACCCTCTATCGTCTGTCAATCAGCCTCGATTCTATTTTACCCGAGCCGCGCGCGAAGTTCACTGACGGCGAACACCGGCTTCGCGGGGCCGCTTCCGGCCGGCTGTTTCATGCCACCACGCCGCTGACCGAGCAGATATAGCGCAGGTTTCTCCATTTCTGGAGATGGTCCAGCCCGTATCCAACCAGGTAGTCCTCCCCTACCTCGAAGCCGCTGTAATCGATGTGCAGCGGGGCGATGCGGCT encodes:
- a CDS encoding RlpA-like double-psi beta-barrel domain-containing protein → MTLADRVRGITLTAILAPVILSCLLFPALAPAQGESATLSDEADRLSYEVLELKARLRTAQGNRDAMLAELAGLDTAIASSEMEIAGLNEELEACQQAYDLSLRALYKRGTVSEMEVILGARELEELWEDNAYFDRIMQSDIDTLERLKSKLNEVDLKRRELRDQYAQRKRMAEALDTEGLEARISELQARLSEVDASLRSLGDGGTSRNAPSGPAQGWTVPAPGELLERVPVMPPLSDFERTGMVFSGYTTCYGEEFDGNPTASGVIFHMYDYTCAHRTFPFGTWLLVTFRGRQTIVQVNDRGPFVPGRVLDLSYGSAQSIGLDGVQWTDFEILVPRER
- a CDS encoding DUF1858 domain-containing protein codes for the protein MAITKDMTIQEVVESNPETIRVFLEHGLHCIGCAVARFENIEQGAMAHGIDVDALIKDLNEKTTGNNGEGTQ
- a CDS encoding potassium channel protein codes for the protein MTRDRLRNLEKAGLLLISIIVIGIAGYMLIEGASFLDSLYMVIITITTIGYGEVFPLGTGGEVFTLFIIIAGVGTVGYTLVSTVEFMVENSLSGLMERRKMRKDIESMIGHYILCGYGRVGQHIADDLKDAGANFVVIEKDPVAAEKAEGLGFLVIRDDATSDECLKAAGIESAKGLVSALSGDAENLYITLTARELCPHLFIVSRSDSEESEPKLRRAGADRVISPHSIGGRRMAAMLLKPTVWDYLDLVTRGQYIEFNIENLEWRIDDVEVQANSYLDGKSIDEAKIYSISGALVLAVKKRGLGFNTKPAKDTRLDPGDYIVAIGTVDQLAKLEQVATSKAWSQGGRYT
- a CDS encoding bifunctional nuclease family protein — translated: MVELTLIGVRVELPANQPIVLLKEKTGDRFLPIWIGAFEATAIAFALQGIETARPMTHDLMKNIMDQLGITMKSVVICDLREGTFFADITMDYGGKPFKIDARPSDAIALAVRTGVSIFSDEHVLNEASVFIQTEDEDEIERFRDFLKDAKPEDFM
- a CDS encoding glycerophosphodiester phosphodiesterase — protein: MLIRTGSGEGASRELALISHRGGKGFGPENTLQALQAALDHGVEMVETDVRMTADRVPVIHHSPFIGLHLISRMDADELAEKAPEVPTLEAFLTLAADRCAVNLEVKKCDADVLAATIAGAALAHPILVSSFDAEFLRDFRETASGAELGLLSQYELTAERMLRDAERCGATTLLPASFTVRRNLVEEAHTAGARVIAWTVNSTQLLGEMVAAGVDGIITDAYSEMKSFLEAAPGIREAAEAVAACGADNPA
- a CDS encoding helix-turn-helix domain-containing protein; protein product: MKTYSDQIAQVSTALADPTRREIMEYVLRSDSPLSVREVADFFGLHANAARMHLDKLVKGGLLRIVRQRGARGGRPAHLYDASGEELDLNLPPRRYKLLAEVLAGGLADGGASLALRMGDEAYARGREEAVTHSSPLAFIKRGAGMREVAEAWSQEIERRGHKATLKHLAGGDVEARFITCPFGEFSRNYPGLVCEIHRRMEEGFLSLGGRFILEATGESCVFVMRDDGPE